The Hevea brasiliensis isolate MT/VB/25A 57/8 chromosome 9, ASM3005281v1, whole genome shotgun sequence nucleotide sequence TGCCCTTGTCACCTCAGTTTTTACTTGGCTAACCCTTGTGCCTCCTGCCCATTTCAATGGCTACCTCGAAGGATGGCCTTTTGTGTTCTTCTTTGTGTACcattatttctttttcttcaatgtTAGCGTGAGGAAACGTTTGTACGGAGATTATTTTGCTCGTCCACATGACCCCAAGTGGGATGTGAACCCACCCAAATGGTATCGCCTTGTCTTCTGTGTTGGTGTCATGGTTAGTCATTGGCTTGCAGCTTTTGAAGGGCCAGAGCTACACCTTATTCCTGGTGGATGGAGCAATGCGGGGATTTGGATTTTGATAGTGGTAACTTTGCTCATGCAATATAACTCGACACTTTACCTTGCCAAGTATTCAGAGAAGGTGGTGGTACCTACTGCTGTTGTGCAATTTGGGCCTTATAGGTGGGTCCGGCACCCAATATATTCTTCAACAATGCTGTTGTTTGCGACTTATTTTCTTGCACTTcgtgctcctttgagcttgttgTTTGTGGTAGCAGTATGTTTGATATATTATGCCCAGAAAGCAAAAATGGAGGAGGTTCTGATGATAGAGACTTTTGGCGAGAGATATTTAGAGTACATGAGCAAAGTTCGATACAAGTTCATTCCTTTAGTTTATTAGGGCAATCTCCAAGTATGCCATTGTTATGCAACGTGATCTATTTTGCAAGTAGATTTGTTTGAAACTAGAATGGTAAATGTTCAATTAAATAGTGCAAGTTTATTCATCATCATTATTCATGACTGTTgacttttctcatttctttttcCTGAGGCATTTACTTTCACATAGTTGATTCATTCCTATGTTTGATATGATTCCTATGTTTAATATGATGCCTTGGTTTGTGGTGATTCCTTGGGTTCATGTAGGCTCATTTCCAGTAATTGGCCTACCAGACTATGGCTTTGTGATGCGGGTGTAATCTTTCTTCcgcttcatacaaatttttctgTTCCAAGGGCTTATTTCTAACAATGACCTTGATTCTAATCTGATCACATTATTTCGTGTGGAAATTAGTGAGGTTCTTATAACTCATTAGTTGGTATTCGTTTGTGGTTGTGCATACAAAAAGGATGTACAAGAGATAAAATTAAGCAAGAAACTAGCTTCACTTGACAGAGTCCTTTGATAAGCATGTTGAAATAAATTGAATTAGGAAGATTTGTCGTTTTTTGGGCTTTTTGGAAAGTTCAACCATGTTTTATTATGTGGCA carries:
- the LOC110636970 gene encoding uncharacterized protein LOC110636970 encodes the protein METSSFILHSRAIPFSFARANSVNDYGKKRVSLRHFNKHLQLHRRDINFQCHQVHKPSKNSLNPSFSLYQSSSRLKLTRNHLISPVKCSYTGSTSTDYPQNHPWLMRLKNLSLDEVKTTLLQLTPVDIIKWSVFFSIAIAAAKWTVNLLLDPFFWMYFSWTWLFWPWFVAISLAFYGLYCFYKHSLGEASIFEQLALVTSVFTWLTLVPPAHFNGYLEGWPFVFFFVYHYFFFFNVSVRKRLYGDYFARPHDPKWDVNPPKWYRLVFCVGVMVSHWLAAFEGPELHLIPGGWSNAGIWILIVVTLLMQYNSTLYLAKYSEKVVVPTAVVQFGPYRWVRHPIYSSTMLLFATYFLALRAPLSLLFVVAVCLIYYAQKAKMEEVLMIETFGERYLEYMSKVRYKFIPLVY